Proteins encoded in a region of the Quercus lobata isolate SW786 chromosome 8, ValleyOak3.0 Primary Assembly, whole genome shotgun sequence genome:
- the LOC115956446 gene encoding uncharacterized protein LOC115956446, which yields MDELLQKYEIFWAQRCRINWLKHGDKDTKFFHAKAIQRRNKNHISGIQNAHGQWVENLEKVVEVASAYFDNLFHAGVGDQMEECLNETQAKGEIIANILQTYERASRQSINLEKSSAYFSSNTSDGQKQLILGILGVKEVNRIETYLGLPTLVGWAKYHTFSYLKDRIWKKIQGWKGLMLSRVGKEILIKVVAQSIPTYTMSVFQLPQKLYDELDALCAKFWWGQVGSE from the exons ATGGATGAGTTATTACAAAagtatgaaatattttgggCCCAAAGGTGTAGAATAAATTGGTTGAAACATGGAGACAAAGACACGAAGTTTTTTCATGCTAAAGCCATACAAAggagaaataaaaatcatattagcGGTATCCAAAATGCACATGGACAGTGGGTGGAGAATTTGGAGAAGGTTGTTGAAGTTGCTTCAGCCTATTTTGATAATCTCTTTCATGCTGGTGTGGGAGATCAGATGGAGGAGTGTCTGAAT GAAACTCAGGCTAAGGGTGAGATTATAGcaaatattctccaaacttATGAAAGAGCTTCAAGGCAGAGCATAAATTTGGAAAAGTCTTCAGCTTATTTCAGTAGCAATACTTCAGATGGCCAGAAACAACTAATCTTGGGGATTCTGGGAGTTAAGGAGGTGAATAGAATTGAAACTTATCTTGGCTTACCAACCTTGGTTGGGTGGGCTAAGTATCACACTTTTTCATATTTGAAGGATAGAATATGGAAGAAGATTCAAGGTTGGAAGGGCTTGATGTTGTCAAGAGTTGGTAAAGAAATACTAATCAAGGTTGTGGCACAATCCATACCCACATATACAATGAGTGTGTTTCAACTCCCACAAAAATTATATGATGAACTGGATGCTCTGTGTGcaaagttttggtggggtcaggTGGGGAGTGAATGA